A genomic segment from Neodiprion lecontei isolate iyNeoLeco1 chromosome 1, iyNeoLeco1.1, whole genome shotgun sequence encodes:
- the LOC107219364 gene encoding uncharacterized protein LOC107219364 isoform X1, which yields MTLPVSSYEELLVQVRGLTHETILLQRQLSSDLFDDANGTDCDLNHNIDFARKNYENEKLLADSCDAVIRQRAENNRRFDFGQCHNHASRSLAERVSPCVRGGSNSGGGLQSGELTARLIAWQNRQLRQSAEARSKRGVAQGVKEEEEEEEFPRGKNPGRLTEAVLSLGGVGTLDSAKRTALSATRGSDAPSTTHPAVATPDQQQQQQQRFPESGEFPQSQQRRTQRTTTRCAPGSAASQVARYKRPETTATPGAKVNKEDVMEPELKEKDERKSSTPSPELPAHCGKPYNEDGSSEEDGGPSGCSRTHRLSSLYHGTWPVERGLWNSQQTGLGNQQSTSTTVHNDIASVMSFSSSVSMGVGCPGGAQEMQGQRRLGAKVDVVYSLLGMLGGAEGREDMSATLLSMSNSTDSCLAMRQSGCLPLLVQLIHAPGQDPETRDRASQAIHNIVHSRGEERAGRREARVLRLLEQLRDYCQSLRTTLAARQPLDDFDRHPGPTIAALMKLSFDEAHRHAMCQLGGLHAVAELIEMDHAAHGSECDDQNCVTLRRYAGMALTNLTFGDGNNKALLCSFREFMKALVAQLRSPSDDLRQVTASVLRNLSWRADSSSKQTLREVGAVVGLTMAAMEGRKESTLKSILSALWNLSAHCSTNKIDICAVEGALAFLVDMLSYKAPSKTLAIVENAGGILRNVSSHVAVREDYRSILRERGCLQVLLRQLRSPSLTVVSNACGALWNLSARCPQDQRMLWDLGAVPMLRSLVHSKHKMISMGSSAALKNLLGARPGSSNLVHLDSTARGLGLPTLPTLVARRQKALEQEIDQNLAETCDNIEPSTSPTNKDDKFGFKVERRYADLDSRSGHSYQMQNGQPGPSSMRFNCVARSESRESVRSITSTHSDTIFERVNRHVLNGVSPTESQAKQQSSSLHAATGFNTGISADSTAKVANSDRKYVLRYKNAFPERQRAVNELSFNDVADLRCTTSTMSWASAADQEAACSQILMRSSIDESSLSNELNNPLIANSDDIKSQYFSEGSGLSSITRSGASLPVTSSQQVDECVHYGNENREIMGAIKKDTTVSKPVDYRLRYTLRDVDQDEKQHSGYFVESEEEFPHSSNIKNPCAEERTQYKTSGLKVCREFNGKDNTVTSTTYESWKSEPSKGLKHSSETSSLNSLDKHANYRLDQASNSSSSISSLTGTVVGDKSAASITQKPSNALEESNNNSMVEAKNDISTLDSVSDVDRSHKFTDHQQEQTSLTFPQYDSLGLLSGFDEHSSLASNSSLRLESFTGNEFLESPAESMSVNNLQPVCTSNMQNQESTLSDQHLSHAESYSVMHNTFVNDVTPNGLTIDDEPKIANDSRLKEYSAISAAGISESDEIGESLNLGIGSILEDREEDTEVNEVDNGSDHLFADVTSEAEAARHKTPFRRNSLQKSPQPVSNLTRYQTSSALDQVDVTGPVSLITETQNFRHSTHDATGGPASLTMETLNFRHPAHDANDTFMGDTENPTREISRIPSLVTELPRCSSAGLEDISNVLEQDAGSNKLDICRNTTKPAFTLSALENEELDLTVENVSDKQESILDVAAKFFVEKIAENVSETTCRPAPSTSGNRVSPEPTTTLQEENVVENQSEDQHVENASTDIPHLIPKNILSENENTTSKIFFDYRVGSENSTNGEGVEEKNSMKLTEYSPGISPSKIEDDIENMNNSEEDNLSDEVTSPTIDPLFSAVERAACNKGDRSKNREETEEEYRRQRDPDAMIASLDRLTATLVQQTEAMRERDSSAMKQSVVSDTWNEDSPNDVSFPSISVSAPLIASFKSDNQEDQTIPNPEYSDELIGTQEVMTDSRIIEQEANKLAAAVNARVAEFDLDAVSMTSMDLDAIKPPSTMGSLVSLTTSLIGPIDTTEHSIVRERCHSASLPPLQLKSQISIDCRNGRKKSLPAGVMAKRALSQYQNHTGSLENLLSETGTTSMSHLENVKPPSMMDELLDAMDMENSMLSVASITSEVADTKDQDSHSLTSSDPIFDLLKPVANILSMTCMRYAESMQVSGNNSLSECLENINPPSLFNEVSEMDESTMEPTSETFCSDTLCIDNELQTEEVCRDREISIDRIEECDNDTDDAATSIPSEYCVSSSAESTPKKWHNKSNLTPKQKRQLAKERYKTYTIAAEMVKKEEEERRKNDHEESKIGKYARGKCSPFSKLTPKQRRQEDRARFQTQVLNNPFPELVAYNATECQTPLADNPESPETEEASSAVKSCIPTLRKLSGGKTIKQKRAENKDRYRTRTLDDEEAQEASKDVDAVISGTHFGDSDASLETMLLITPGEMKTKLEDFVGQGSSSGKPIGEDVLTVSKAQNLTLDDFESEYDSRVRVADGLHKRFGKSQLSEPTAVLSFTSRFNEQKQLSPSKDSLQDLASPAEPESQGNSDSNNESDEESNSANNQSQIPKRPRIVKPGTISRDASVDSNATDKSESESPKTIRGRRKALYFKPTTRKSTPTTSPSKIHNGAVSGIPIGRSNTSPLVRGTRATTLRQTHNPSFPTKHQQKSVANSKIISPSACAVEKRIQGSALTANKTSIPQRGTVFNYSKSTKRHTTPLGSSSASYAFKDDRKEPAIKPLERQGTFTKEEPEVENAPTVLPPCSPNRSKIAKPIKTSPSKIQTPSKSKPITKILQTQQSKFTKANNLDKDQARNSSPTVTYQKRSLIGSPIKNSPSNQSLQSNESARTTKKTNCLGQRSNSNSSIVSNSSTGIQGRRTSKEATSKIASLWKRVEESKTKQRFEKNDTRHWITPANDTIESGNPVVTTKPPTFRLIRSSTFEGVPKDISRNGSPGRPKSNVAKQPAKVTDTQGLSPKYRNSCDLTGMSIAEAHCKIPVKYPELSAGTRNTIQIDDSTVILRKPQTTQPSVDPVEVDPTKRVSRLGSFIRVEPPETEGGNTQMQTYVNSVRTPASAIVPPFNYNPKQSNPVKANISEIDGKLVVTECQMEITTSSMRVTTV from the exons cTGCCTGCTCACTGTGGTAAGCCGTACAACGAAGATGGAAGCAGCGAAGAAGACGGCGGGCCAAGCGGTTGCTCCCGAACGCACAGACTATCGTCGCTGTATCACGGGACTTGGCCGGTCGAGCGAGGATTGTGGAACAGCCAACAAACTGGCCTCGGAAATCAACAGAGCACGTCAACCACTGTCCACAAC GATATAGCAAGCGTGATGAGCTTCTCCTCGAGCGTGAGTATGGGAGTCGGATGTCCCGGAGGAGCGCAAGAGATGCAAGGACAGAGGAGACTCGGAGCCAAGGTGGACGTTGTTTATAGTTTGTTGGGAATGCTCGGAGGTGCGGAAGGGCGAGAAGACATGAGCGCTACCCTTCTGTCCATGAGTAATTCCACGGATAGTTGTTTGGCGATGAGGCAATCCG GGTGCCTCCCTTTACTGGTTCAACTCATCCATGCCCCGGGCCAAGATCCCGAAACCAGAGACAGAGCCTCGCAGGCTATTCACAACATCGTACACTCGAGAGGTGAGGAAAGAGCTGGGCGACGAGAAGCCAGAGTACTCAGACTCCTGGAACAGCTCAGAGACTACTGTCAGTCGCTGAGAACAACCCTTGCAGCACGACAACCACTCG ATGATTTTGACAGACATCCGGGTCCAACTATAGCAGCCCTGATGAAACTCTCGTTCGACGAAGCCCACAGACACGCAATGTGCCAGTTGGGAGGTCTGCACGCCGTTGCAGAACTGATTGAAATGGACCACGCGGCCCACGGGAGTGAGTGCGACGACCAGAACTGCGTCACACTGCGTAGATACGCTGGTATGGCACTGACCAATCTGACATTTGGTGACGGCAACAACAAAGCACTTCTTTGCTCGTTTAGAGAATTTATGAAGGCACTGGTCGCACAATTGCGGAGTCCTAGCGACGATTTGCGTCAAGTAACTGCTAGCGTGCTTAGAAATCTATCCTGGCGAGCTGACAGTAGTAGCAAACAAACGTTACGCGAGGTAGGAGCAGTCGTCGGACTTACAATGGCTGCGATGGAAGGAAGAAAAGAGTCAACCCTCAAATCCATACTCTCGGCACTATGGAACTTATCAGCTCACTGCAGTACCAACAAAATCGACATATGCGCGGTCGAGGGTGCTCTGGCTTTCCTGGTTGACATGCTCAGCTACAAAGCGCCTTCAAAGACTTTGGCGATTGTCGAAAATGCCGGGGGCATATTAAGAAACGTTTCGAGTCATGTAGCCGTGAGAGAAGACTACAGATCAATTCTCCGAGAGAGAGGCTGCTTGCAAGTCCTTTTGCGCCAGCTAAGATCTCCCAGTTTAACGGTGGTCAGTAACGCGTGTGGTGCGTTGTGGAATTTGTCTGCTCGTTGTCCTCAGGATCAACGCATGCTGTGGGACCTTGGAGCAGTGCCAATGTTACGAAGCCTTGTTCACTCCAAGCACAAAATGATATCAATGGGTTCCAGCGCTGCTTTGAAGAATCTTTTGGGCGCGCGACCTGGTAGTAGTAATCTTGTCCATCTGGATTCAACTGCTAGAGGTTTGGGATTACCAACTTTGCCTACTCTAGTTGCGCGCAGGCAGAAGGCTCTTGAACAGGAGATTGATCAGAACTTGGCCGAAACTTGTGACAACATCGAGCCGAGTACTTCTCCCACAAACAAGGATGACAAGTTTGGATTCAAAGTTGAGCGACGATATGCTGACCTTGATTCTAGGAGCGGGCATTCGTATCAAATGCAAAACGGCCAACCTGGGCCATCCAGTATGCGATTCAACTGCGTAGCTCGCAGTGAGAGTAGAGAGTCCGTTCGTTCCATAACTAGTACACACTCGGATACGATTTTTGAAAGAGTTAATCGGCATGTATTGAACGGAGTGTCGCCAACTGAGTCGCAAGCAAAACAACAATCGTCTTCCCTTCATGCTGCAACAGGATTTAACACCGGAATTTCTGCAGATAGCACTGCTAAAGTGGCTAATTCGGACAGAAAATATGTTCTACGTTATAAGAATGCCTTCCCAGAGAGGCAAAGAGCTGTAAATGAACTTTCTTTCAATGATGTGGCAGACTTACGGTGTACTACTTCTACTATGTCGTGGGCTTCCGCTGCAGATCAAGAAGCAGCCTGCTCTCAGATATTAATGCGATCCTCTATTGACGAGTCTTCATTGTCCAACGAATTGAATAACCCCCTTATAGCTAACAGTGACGATATTAAATCTCAGTATTTTTCCGAAGGATCTGGTTTGTCAAGCATCACAAGATCTGGTGCAAGTTTGCCTGTGACTTCTAGTCAACAGGTGGATGAGTGTGTGCATTATGGAAATGAAAACCGCGAAATCATGGGAGCAATTAAAAAAGATACTACTGTATCCAAGCCAGTAGATTACAGACTAAGATATACTTTGCGCGATGTCGACCAAGATGAAAAACAACATTCCGGTTACTTTGTAGAGAGCGAAGAGGAGTTTCCCCACAGTAGTAATATCAAAAACCCATGTGCAGAAGAAAGGACACAGTACAAAACAAGTGGCCTAAAAGTGTGCAGAGAATTCAACGGCAAAGATAATACAGTTACGAGCACAACTTATGAATCATGGAAGTCTGAGCCCTCTAAGGGTCTGAAACACTCCTCTGAAACAAGCTCGTTAAATTCACTGGACAAGCACGCTAATTATCGTTTAGATCAAGCGTCTAATTCCAGTTCCAGCATTAGTTCTTTGACTGGTACAGTTGTAGGTGACAAATCAGCAGCAAGTATAACGCAGAAACCAAGTAATGCATTAGAGGAAAGCAATAATAATTCCATGGTGGAGGCCAAAAATGATATTAGCACGCTTGACAGTG TTTCAGACGTAGACCGAAGCCATAAATTTACGGATCATCAACAGGAACAAACTTCCCTTACATTTCCACAATATGATTCTCTAGGTTTACTCAGTGGCTTCGATGAACACAGCTCACTTGCAAGCAATTCAAG CCTACGGCTGGAAAGTTTTACCGGCAACGAATTTCTAGAATCACCAGCAGAAAGCATGTCAGTGAATAATTTACAACCAGTTTGTACTAGCAACATGCAAAATCAAGAGTCTACACTTTCAGATCAACATTTAT CTCATGCCGAATCCTATTCAGTGATGCACAATACATTTGTGAATGATGTGACACCAAATGGTCTAACAATAGATGATGAGCCAAAAATTGCTAATGATTCTAGACTGAAAGAATATAGCGCAATATCTGCTGCAGGTATTTCTGAATCTGACGAAATAGGAGAGTCGCTAAACTTGGGAATTGGAAGCATACTGGAAGACAGAGAAGAAGACACCGAAGTCAATGAAGTTGATAATGGTAGCGATCACTTATTTGCTGATGTTACGAGTGAAGCAGAAGCTGCAAG GCATAAGACGCCCTTCAGAAGAAACAGTTTGCAAAAATCTCCTCAACCTGTCAGCAATTTAACACGATATCAGACTAGTTCTGCACTGGATCAAGTAGACGTAACTGGTCCAGTGAGTCTGATAACTGAGACACAGAATTTCAGGCACTCTACGCATGACGCAACTGGTGGCCCAGCGAGTCTGACAATGGAGACCCTGAATTTCAGACATCCCGCACATGACGCTAATGACACATTTATGGGCGATACTGAAAACCCTACCAGAGAGATTTCACGCATACCTTCGCTTGTAACTGAACTTCCTCGCTGCAGCAGTGCAGGACTTGAAGATATTTCAAATGTTCTGGAACAAGATGCAGGGTCAAATAAATTAGAC ATATGTCGGAATACCACAAAACCTGCTTTCACTTTGTCTGCATTGGAGAATGAAGAACTCGATTTAACTGTAGAAAACGTCAGTGACAAGCAGGAATCCATTTTGGATGTTgcagcaaaatttttcgttgaaaaaatagcTGAAAATG TTTCAGAGACAACCTGTCGTCCTGCTCCATCGACCAGTGGTAATCGAGTATCACCTGAACCTACAACAACTTTGCAAGAAGAGAATGTTGTTGAGAATCAAAGTGAAGATCAACATGTAGAAAATGCATCGACCGATATTCCACATTTAATACCAAAGAACATCCtgagtgaaaatgaaaatactacgagtaagatattttttgattatcgcGTAGGTTCGGAAAATAGTACCAATGGTGAGGgtgtggaagaaaaaaattcaatgaaattgacGGAATATTCACCTGGCATTTCACCAAGTAAAATAGAAGATGACATAGAGAATATGAATAACAGTGAAGAAGATAACTTAAGCGATGAAGTGACATCACCAACGATTGACCCTTTATTTTCTGCAGTAGAAAGAGCGGCTTGTAACAAAGGCGATCGTTCAAAGAATCGCGAGGAGACGGAAGAAGAATATAGAAGACAAAGAGATCCAGATGCTATGATTGCTTCGTTGGATCGATTGACAGCTACACTGGTTCAGCAAACAGAGGCAATGAGAGAACGCGATTCTTCTGCTATGAAACAAAGCGTTGTCAGTGATACTTGGAATGAAGATTCGCCAAATGATGTTTCTTTTCCTAGTATAAGCGTGAGCGCACCGTTAATCGCCTCTTTCAAAAGCGACAATCAAGAAGATCAGACCATCCCAAATCCAGAGTATTCTGATGAATTGATCGGCACACAGGAAGTCATGACGGATTCGAGGATAATTGAACAGGAGGCCAACAAACTGGCAGCTGCTGTTAACGCAAGGGTCGCAGAATTTGACTTGGATGCAGTCAGTATGACATCAATGGATCTTGATGCAATAAAGCCTCCGTCTACAATGGGTAGTCTTGTATCACTAACTACGAGTTTGATCGGACCTATCGATACCACCGAGCATTCAATTGTCAGAGAAAGGTGTCATTCTGCTTCACTTCCTCCTTTGCAACTCAAGAGTCAGATATCGATAGACTGTCGAAATGGACGAAAGAAGTCACTTCCTGCTGGAGTTATGGCTAAAAGAGCACTCAGTCAATACCAGAATCACACTGGGAGTCTTGAGAATTTACTGAGCGAAACTGGCACCACCAGTATGTCTCACTTGGAGAATGTCAAGCCACCTTCGATGATGGACGAATTGTTGGATGCTATGGATATGGAAAACAGTATGCTGAGCGTTGCAAGTATTACTTCGGAAGTTGCAGACACCAAGGACCAGGATTCACACAGTTTAACATCCAGCGATCCAATATTTGATTTGCTAAAACCAGTTGCCAATATTTTGTCTATGACCTGCATGCGATATGCGGAATCTATGCAAGTCAGTGGCAATAATAGTCTTAGCGAGTGTCTGGAGAATATAAATCCCCCTTCTCTTTTTAACGAGGTAAGCGAGATGGATGAATCTACAATGGAACCGACCAGCGAAACGTTTTGCAGCGATACTCTGTGCATCGATAATGAACTTCAGACGGAAGAAGTTTGTCGAGATCGTGAAATTTCAATAGATCGAATAGAAGAATGTGACAATGACACCGATGACGCAGCTACTTCCATCCCATCTGAATACTGTGTTAGTAGTTCAGCAGAGTCTACACCAAAGAAATGGCACAACAAAAGTAACTTGACTCCAAAGCAGAAAAGACAATTGGCGAAAGAAAGATATAAAACTTATACTATTGCTGCGGAAATggtgaaaaaggaagaagaggagCGGCGGAAGAATGATCATGAGGAGAgcaaaattggaaaatatgcCCGTGGTAAGTGCTCACCTTTTTCAAAGCTTACGCCTAAACAACGGAGACAAGAAGATAGAGCTCGATTCCAGACCCAAGTGTTGAATAATCCATTCCCTGAACTGGTCGCGTACAATGCTACAGAGTGTCAGACACCATTAGCAGATAATCCAGAGAGTCCGGAAACTGAAGAGGCGTCATCGGCTGTGAAATCTTGTATTCCGACACTCAGAAAGCTTTCAgggggaaaaacaattaagCAAAAACGAGCTGAGAACAAGGATAGATATCGTACAAGGACACTGGATGACGAAGAAGCGCAGGAAGCTAGCAAAGATGTAGATGCTGTAATATCTGGAACTCACTTTGGTGATTCTGACGCCTCTCTTGAAACGATGCTACTTATTACGCCTGGTGAAATGAAAACTAAGCTTGAAGATTTCGTCGGCCAAGGCTCAAGTTCCGGCAAGCCTATCGGTGAAGATGTTTTAACTGTGAGCAAGGCACAGAATTTAACATTAGACGACTTCGAGTCGGAATATGATTCGAGAGTGCGTGTTGCTGATGGACTTCACAAAAGGTTTGGAAAATCACAATTGTCAGAGCCGACTGCTGTGTTAAGTTTTACATCAAGATTCAATGAACAAAAGCAGTTATCTCCGTCGAAAGACTCGCTCCAAGATCTTGCATCACCAGCGGAACCAGAGAGTCAAGGGAATTCTGATTCTAACAATGAGAGTGACGAGGAGTCGAATAGTGCCAACAATCAATCGCAGATACCAAAAAGACCAAGGATCGTCAAACCAGGAACAATAAGTAGAGATGCTAGCGTCGATTCAAATGCTACAGATAAATCTGAATCGGAGAGTCCGAAGACGATCAGAGGACGAAGAAAAGCTCTGTACTTTAAGCCAACTACACGTAAATCAACGCCAACTACTTCTCCTTCAAAAATACACAACGGCGCTGTTAGCGGAATACCGATAGGACGCAGTAATACCTCACCTCTGGTTCGAGGAACAAGAGCGACTACTCTGAGGCAAACGCATAATCCAAGTTTCCCAACAAAACATCAACAGAAATCAGTTGCCAACTCTAAAATCATATCACCGTCTGCTTGTGCAGTGGAAAAACGGATCCAGGGTTCTGCCTTGACTGCAAACAAAACTTCTATTCCTCAGAGAGGGACCGTTTTTAATTATTCCAAATCGACAAAACGCCATACTACTCCTTTGGGTTCTTCTTCAGCTTCGTATGCATTCAAAGATGACAGGAAGGAACCTGCGATCAAACCTCTCGAAAGGCAAGGTACATTTACAAAAGAAGAACCAGAAGTTGAGAATGCGCCAACAGTGCTTCCACCCTGTTCGCCAAACAGAAGTAAAATAGCTAAACCAATAAAAACTTCACCTTCCAAAATTCAGACTCCCAGCAAGTCCAAACCGATTACTAAAATTCTTCAAACGCAGCAGTCTAAATTCACTAAAGCGAACAATTTGGATAAAGATCAAGCTAGAAATTCGTCACCCACTGTTACTTATCAAAAACGAAGTCTCATAGGATCTCCGATTAAAAATTCTCCTAGCAATCAAAGTTTACAAAGTAACGAATCCGCCCGGACTACAAAGAAAACGAATTGCCTGGGCCAAAGGTCTAATAGTAATTCCAGCATAGTGTCAAATTCTTCTACGGGCATCCAAGGTCGTCGGACTTCCAAAGAAGCCACCAGTAAAATCGCGAGCTTGTGGAAAAGAGTAGAAGAGAGCAAGACCAAACAgcgttttgagaaaaatgatacGAGGCACTGGATCACACCTGCCAACGATACCATTGAATCTGGGAATCCGGTTGTTACCACCAAGCCGCCAACATTTCGATTAATTCGGAGTTCTACTTTTGAGGGAGTTCCTAAAGATATCAGCAGAAATGGTTCGCCAGGTAGACCTAAATCTAATGTGGCAAAGCAGCCTGCTAAGGTAACAGATACTCAAGGCCTTAGTCCGAAGTATCGGAATTCGTGTGACTTGACTGGAATGAGTATCGCAGAAGCGCATTGTAAGATCCCAGTCAAATATCCCGAATTATCAGCGGGGACAAGAAACACCATACAGATAGACGATAGCACAGTAATTTTGAGAAAACCACAGACTACTCAACCCTCGGTAGATCCTGTGGAGGTCGATCCCACAAAACGCGTTTCCCGTCTTGGATCGTTCATACGAGTTGAACCACCAGAGACAGAAGGTGGTAACACGCAAATGCAAACGTATGTCAACTCAGTACGTACTCCAGCATCAGCAATCGTTCCACCGTTTAATTACAATCCCAAACAAAGTAACCCGGTAAAAGCAAACATTAGTGAAATTGATGGTAAGCTTGTGGTGACGGAATGTCAAATGGAAATCACTACTAGTTCCATGAGAGTAACTACGGTATAA